The following coding sequences are from one Cervus canadensis isolate Bull #8, Minnesota chromosome 4, ASM1932006v1, whole genome shotgun sequence window:
- the LOC122439206 gene encoding mitochondrial ornithine transporter 2 has translation MKSSPAIQAAIDLTAGALGGTACVLTGQPFDTMKVKMQTFPGLYRGLTDCALKTYSQVGLRGFYKGTGPALMAYVAENSVLFMCYGFCQQFVRKVAGLDEQAKLNDLQTAAAGSIASAFAALALCPTELVKCRLQTMHELEASGRIAKSHDTVWSVVKSILRKDGPWGFYHGLTSTLFQVVPGYFFFFGGYELSRSFFASGGSKDELGPVPLMLSGGIAGICLWFVIYPVDCIKSRIQVLSMFGKQTGFIRTLLSVVRTEGIAALYSGLKATLIRAFPANAALFLAYEYSRKRMMSQFEAY, from the coding sequence ATGAAGTCCAGTCCTGCTATCCAGGCTGCCATCGACCTCACCGCGGGGGCCCTGGGGGGCACAGCGTGCGTCCTGACTGGTCAGCCCTTCGACACTATGAAGGTGAAGATGCAGACATTCCCCGGCCTGTACAGGGGCCTCACCGACTGTGCCCTGAAGACCTACTCCCAGGTGGGCTTGCGGGGCTTCTACAAGGGGACCGGCCCCGCGCTGATGGCCTACGTCGCCGAGAACTCGGTCCTCTTCATGTGCTACGGCTTCTGCCAACAGTTCGTTAGGAAAGTGGCTGGACTGGACGAGCAGGCGAAGCTGAATGATCTGCAGACTGCGGCCGCGGGTTCCATCGCCTCAGCCTTTGCCGCGCTGGCCCTGTGCCCCACGGAGCTCGTGAAGTGCCGTCTGCAGACCATGCACGAACTGGAGGCGTCAGGGAGGATAGCAAAAAGCCATGATACAGTTTGGTCCGTCGTGAAGAGTATCCTTAGAAAGGATGGCCCCTGGGGCTTCTACCACGGACTCACGAGTACTCTGTTTCAAGTAGTACCAGGCTATTTCTTCTTCTTCGGTGGCTATGAACTGAGTCGATCGTTTTTCGCCTCGGGGGGGTCAAAAGATGAACTAGGCCCTGTCCCCTTGATGTTAAGTGGTGGAATTGCTGGCATTTGCCTTTGGTTTGTCATATACCCCGTGGATTGTATCAAATCCAGAATTCAGGTTCTTTCCATGTTTGGAAAACAGACAGGATTCATCAGAACTCTTTTAAGTGTTGTGAGAACCGAAGGAATAGCAGCTTTATATTCTGGTCTGAAAGCTACTCTGATTCGAGCgtttcctgccaatgcagcacTATTTTTGGCTTATGAATACAGCAGGAAAAGGATGATGAGCCAGTTTGAAGCATACTGA